In the genome of Microcoleus vaginatus PCC 9802, the window CCCGCCCGCTGTTTATTAAGAACGGGCTAGAAGCCCGTTCCACAAAAGTCAACTTGCTTGTGGGGTGGGCTTCTAGCACGCCCGCTGTTTATTAAGAACGGGCTAGAAGCCCGTTCCACAAAAGTCAACTTGCTTGTGGGGTGTCCCGCCCCCCCCGAAAATACAATTTAGATGGGGGGTTTATAATGATGGAACAGCCATTCCGCGCTCAACTGCGGGACGCTTCTGCAAGGTTTCTACCCAACGTTTGAGGTGGGGGTGGTTGTCGAGGCTTAATCCTTGAAATTCGTAAATAGCAACCCAGGGATACGTAGCAATGTCGGCGATCGAATAGTCGCCGCAGATGTATTCATATTTTGCTAGTTGAGTGTCTAATACTCCGTAGAGGCGCAAGGTTTCTTTTTCGTAGCGCCCAATCGCATAGGGAATTTGTTCGGGTGCAAAGCGTTTGAAGTGGTTTAGCTGACCAAACATCGGGCCGACGCTGGCCATTTGAAACATCAACCACTCTATAACTTGAAAGTATTTTTGTTTGTCTGTGGGAAGAAATTTGCCGCTTTTTTCGGCAAGATAGATTAGAATAGCGCCGGACTCGAAGACGGTGATGCCGTTATCTCGATCGACTATGGCGGGAATTTTGCTGTTGGGGTTGATGGCGATGAACTCTGGGCTAAATTGGTCGTTTTTTGTGATGTCGATGACGTGCACGTTGTAGGGTAAACCTATTTCTTCGAGCATGATCGAGACTTTGCGACCGTTGGGTGTGGTAAAAGTGTAGAGGTCAATCATAGTTGTGATGTTAAGTTGAAAGTTGGCAAGGCAGGAAATAACCCTATATATTATCACAATTTGGACGAGAATTGCGGATTTTCGATCTCTTGTGTTAAAATTTTATTTTAATAATAGAAGAATAACGATCGCTCGAAATGGACATTATTGAAATTCTCAAAGATGATTATCAAAGATTTCCCGATAATCAGACTTACAGCATCTATGCAAAAGATGTTTATTTTGAAGATCCGGTGAATCGATTTACAGGAGTCGATCGCTACCGCAAAATGATCGGGTTTATGGGGACTTTTTTTCAGGATGTAAATCTCGATTTGCACGGGATTTCGCAGTCGGGAGATACTATAGAAACTCGCTGGACTCTGAGCTGGATCGCACCGTTACCTTGGAAACCGAAAATGGCGATCGCCGGTAGGAGCGAACTGAAAGTCAACAGCGACGGTTTAATTGTTTCTCACATTGATTACTGGGACTGTTCGCGGTTGGATGTGCTCAAACAGCTTGTATTTCCTCTGAAAAGTAATGTTTGAAAATTAAAATTTTTCTGAGGTTTTTTAGCAAAAAAAAATAGTGTTTCAAGAGCAATATCCCTTTTTTAACCGCAGATAT includes:
- a CDS encoding thiol:disulfide oxidoreductase is translated as MIDLYTFTTPNGRKVSIMLEEIGLPYNVHVIDITKNDQFSPEFIAINPNSKIPAIVDRDNGITVFESGAILIYLAEKSGKFLPTDKQKYFQVIEWLMFQMASVGPMFGQLNHFKRFAPEQIPYAIGRYEKETLRLYGVLDTQLAKYEYICGDYSIADIATYPWVAIYEFQGLSLDNHPHLKRWVETLQKRPAVERGMAVPSL
- a CDS encoding DUF2358 domain-containing protein — translated: MDIIEILKDDYQRFPDNQTYSIYAKDVYFEDPVNRFTGVDRYRKMIGFMGTFFQDVNLDLHGISQSGDTIETRWTLSWIAPLPWKPKMAIAGRSELKVNSDGLIVSHIDYWDCSRLDVLKQLVFPLKSNV